Part of the Anaerobacillus alkaliphilus genome, TTGAAAAAGATATAAACGAAATCGAATTAGATGTAGAGTGTAAGAATGATACGGCACTTAATTTATACAAAGCATGTGGGTTCGAAGTACTATCTGTGATGAATTACTATAAGTATGATTTGCAGGGAAGGTAGTATTGTTAAGATAGAGAAGAGATACTACTGAAGCGCTACATATATCTGTAGCGCTTTTCTTATTTATAAAATCATCAATTGTTTACTAGAGGGAGTAAGGTTCTCAATGCCGTCTTTTTTTATAATGATATCGTCTTCAATACGAACTCCCCCTAAACCAGATATGTAAATACCTGGTTCGACGGTAAAGACCATATTTTCCTCGAAACATTCATTTCCAGCAACAGTCGGTGCTTCATGAAGCTCTAAGCCTAGTCCATGCCCAATACCATGAATAAAATACTTGCCGTAGCCGTATTTTTCAATATAATCACGAGCAAGCTGATCATAGTCTTTGACAGAAAGGCCAGGGCGAGCTTGTTCTTTCGTATATTCGAGAGTTTCTAAGACGATCTTGTAGATTTTCTTAAGCTCTGCTGATGGTTCTCCTACTGCGATGGTTCGGGTCATGTCCGAAAGGTAGCCATTGTAAACAGCACCATAATCCATGGTAATGATGTCGCCATGTTCAATTACTTTATCGGTGGCACGACCGTGTGGAAGTGCAGATCTCACGCCCGAGGCAACAATAGGGTCGTTGGAAGAACCGCTCGCACCAAGCTTCTGCATTTGATAGATTAATTCTGCAGAAATGTCTCGCTCAGTAATTCCGGGTTTGATCATTCCTAAGACATATTCAAAGGCCTCTTCCGCAATGCCCGCAGCTTTTCGCATCAAAACTAATTCTTCCTCAGATTTAATGATACGTAGGGATTCTACGATATTGGATGTTCCAACTAATTCAGTATGTAATGTTTTTTGGTAGGTGTTTAGCTGTGTGACACTCGTATGATCGGCTTCATAACCAAGCTTACGAATATTCAATGTTTCTAGAAGACTAGCAAGCACCTCAAGCAGGTTTTTATTGTGCTCAACGACTGCAAACTCTTTCGCTTGAGTACGGGCTTGATCGGTATAACGTCCATCGACGATGACGTAGGCGTCTGACATAGAAACGAGTAGTACTCCAGCAGTTCCGGTGAATTCTGACAAATACCTTCGGTTATATGGACTAGTAATTAACAATGCCTCTAGGCCAAGGTTAGTTAACTTTTCACGAACTTTTGTTAATTTCATTAATAAATCATCTCCTCGTACGATTTTCTATATTTTAACATACAGGTACCTATTTCTAGTTAAAATGTTTGGAAAATGCTAGAATGAGGAAAGTATAGATTTATCTATTATAACGTCAAACAAGTGAGAGTGAGGTAGAAACGCATGAATATTGCTGCTCCTATTAGCAACCTAGACAAATGTTCACTCATAAATAGCAATGGCGGTCACATTCTTTATATGTTTAATGAGTTAGATCTATATGTAGAGAATGCAGTAAGCTTTATTCTAAAAGGTATAAGCGAAAAAGCTGTTATATTGCTGATTGTTCCTGATAATATACATACAATGATTAATGAAAAGGTAACAGCCAGAGGATTTAATTCGACACAATTACAGGAAATTATTCGATATTGTCCAGAAGAGTTTTATCTAAATGACTTTAAATTAAATGCAACTGTTTCTTCAAAGAGATTAGTAGAAACAATAGCGCCTTTTCTTGAAAAAGGTAAAGCCGTCCGTACTTGGGGTGAGGTTCCTATCACGAACCAGGACAATATTTTGGAGATGCTTAGATTATATGAATGTAATTGTGATGGGTTTATTGTTGAAAATAGAGTGCTTTCAGTCTGTGCTTATCCGGCACTTACTACACCAGCTTATATACAAAACGAGTTACTCAAAACTCACACGCATCTTATGACGGATGATGATGTTGGCAAATCTCCGTTATACAATAGAGAAAATCATAAATTTCCAACTTTAGAAGAATTTACTAGGCTTCAAAGAATTAAAGAACAAAATCAAGCCTTACTAGCTGTGAATTTTCAACTAGCGAATGAAAACGCTATAGTAAAGGCGAAAAACGAAATAATTCAACAAAGTGAACTGAAACTTCGAACGATTATTAATGAATTGCCAATTCCTATAATCATTCGGTCGAAATGTAAACTACTTTATGTAAATGAAATGGCGAAAGTACAATTAGACAATACAGACCATTTAACATCATTTTTTAAAGAGTATGATGAGCATCTCATGGAGTCGCATTCTAGTAAGGTTAAGGAGCATCAGTTTATCTTAACTAACGGTAAAAAGAAATATTTTCTGGTTAAATCAATTCACATTCTTTTCGAGTCAAAGTGTGCGGTTATGCATTCCTTTGTAGATATAACAGAGGAGAAAGAAAATGAAACTCTTGTTATTCGTTCGGAAAAAATGAACATTGCTGGTGAACTTGCTGCGAGTGTTGCTCATGAACTACGCAACCCATTAACGGCAATCAAAGGATTTTTTCATGTACTAAAAAATAGTGGTGAAGAAAAGGACTTTTACTATAACATTATTGACGATGAACTTAACCGAATTGAGCTAATATCAGGTGAGCTTTTAACATTGGCAAAGCCACACTCTGAAAACAGAAAAGATTATAACTTGGTTCAATTGATTGAAGAAGTTAAGTTATTACTTACGTCTGAATCGAACATGAAAAGTATTGAAATAATACTAAAAGTAGATCAAGAGGAAATCTACCTTAGCTGTGAAAATACGAAAATTAAACAAGTTTTTATAAATCTGATTAAAAATTCCATTGATGCGATGGATGATGGTGGTAATATTGTAATAACTGTCGGAGTTATTCAGGAGACCATTGAAGTTCAGGTTATTGA contains:
- a CDS encoding M24 family metallopeptidase, which codes for MKLTKVREKLTNLGLEALLITSPYNRRYLSEFTGTAGVLLVSMSDAYVIVDGRYTDQARTQAKEFAVVEHNKNLLEVLASLLETLNIRKLGYEADHTSVTQLNTYQKTLHTELVGTSNIVESLRIIKSEEELVLMRKAAGIAEEAFEYVLGMIKPGITERDISAELIYQMQKLGASGSSNDPIVASGVRSALPHGRATDKVIEHGDIITMDYGAVYNGYLSDMTRTIAVGEPSAELKKIYKIVLETLEYTKEQARPGLSVKDYDQLARDYIEKYGYGKYFIHGIGHGLGLELHEAPTVAGNECFEENMVFTVEPGIYISGLGGVRIEDDIIIKKDGIENLTPSSKQLMIL
- a CDS encoding ATP-binding protein, which produces MNIAAPISNLDKCSLINSNGGHILYMFNELDLYVENAVSFILKGISEKAVILLIVPDNIHTMINEKVTARGFNSTQLQEIIRYCPEEFYLNDFKLNATVSSKRLVETIAPFLEKGKAVRTWGEVPITNQDNILEMLRLYECNCDGFIVENRVLSVCAYPALTTPAYIQNELLKTHTHLMTDDDVGKSPLYNRENHKFPTLEEFTRLQRIKEQNQALLAVNFQLANENAIVKAKNEIIQQSELKLRTIINELPIPIIIRSKCKLLYVNEMAKVQLDNTDHLTSFFKEYDEHLMESHSSKVKEHQFILTNGKKKYFLVKSIHILFESKCAVMHSFVDITEEKENETLVIRSEKMNIAGELAASVAHELRNPLTAIKGFFHVLKNSGEEKDFYYNIIDDELNRIELISGELLTLAKPHSENRKDYNLVQLIEEVKLLLTSESNMKSIEIILKVDQEEIYLSCENTKIKQVFINLIKNSIDAMDDGGNIVITVGVIQETIEVQVIDQGCGIPEELLDKVGEPFYTTKEKGTGIGMMVCYQIIENHGGSIEVDSKVDVGTTFTIRLPRLM